The following are encoded in a window of Megachile rotundata isolate GNS110a chromosome 2, iyMegRotu1, whole genome shotgun sequence genomic DNA:
- the Tcs3 gene encoding putative tRNA N6-adenosine threonylcarbamoyltransferase Tcs3, translating to MVIAIGFEGSANKLGVGVVQDQNVLSNVRHTYITPPGEGFLPRETAQHHREHILAVLQKALDDAKITLKDVDVICYTKGPGMGAPLTVAALVARTVAQLYNKPIVAVNHCIGHIEMGRLITGSINPTVLYVSGGNTQVIAYSQQKYRIFGETIDIAVGNCLDRFARLLKLSNDPSPGYNIEQLAKKGNKLAPLPYVVKGMDVSFSGILSYIEEHLSSWLNSKEFTPEDLCFSLQETVFAMLVEITERAMAHVNSSEVLIVGGVGCNERLQDMMGIMCKERNAILYATDERFCIDNGVMIAVAGLLQYKSSGHTPWIETTCIQRYRTDDVHISWRE from the exons atggtaaTTGCAATTGGATTCGAAGGTAGTGCAAATAAATTGGGTGTTGGAGTTGTTCAAGATCAAAATGTTTTGTCAAATGTACGGCATACGTATATTACTCCACCAGGCGAAG GGTTTTTACCTCGTGAAACTGCGCAACACCACAGAGAACATATTCTTGCTGTCTTACAAAAGGCATTAGATGATGCTAAAATAACATTAAAAGATGTGGATGTCATATGCTATACAAAAGGACCAGGAATGGGAGCACCATTAACAGTTGCTGCATTAGTGGCAAGAACAGTTGctcaattatataataaaccgATTGTTGCAGTCAATCATTGTATCGGTCATATTGAAATGGGGAGATTGATTACAGGAAGTATAAATCCCACTGTTTTATATGTTTCTGGTGGAAATACACAGGTCATTGCGTATTCTCAGCAGAAATATCGTATATTTGGTGAAACAATAGATATTGCTGTTGGAAATTGTCTAGATCGTTTTGCAAGATTATTAAAGCTGTCAAATGATCCTAGTCCTGGTTATAATATAGAACAATTAGCAAAAAA AGGGAATAAATTAGCTCCATTACCTTATGTAGTAAAAGGTATGGATGTATCTTTTTCGGGAATTTTAAGTTACATAGAGGAACATCTTTCTTCTTGGCTTAACTCCAAAGAATTTACTCCAGAAGATTTATGTTTTTCTTTACAAGAAACAGTATTTGCCATGCTTGTTGAAATTACag AGCGAGCAATGGCCCATGTGAATTCATCTGAGGTGTTAATTGTTGGTGGTGTAGGGTGTAATGAAAGATTACAGGATATGATGGGAATTATGTGTAAAGAAAGAAATGCAATACTTTATGCTACAGATGAAAGATTTTGTATAGATAATGGTGTAATGATCGCTGTAGCTGGATTACttcaatataaaagtagtggACATACACCATGGATAGAAACAACTTGTATACAAAGATATCGGACAGATGATGTACATATTTCTTGGAGAGAATAA